One genomic segment of Ancylobacter sp. IITR112 includes these proteins:
- the gcl gene encoding glyoxylate carboligase: MAKMRAVDAAIRILAMEGVTTAFGVPGAAINPLYSAMRAYGQTRHILARHVEAASHMAEGYTRAKAGNIGVCIGTSGPAGTDMITGLYSASADSIPILCITGQAPRARLYKEDFQAVDIESIAKPVAKWAVMVREPALVPMVFQQAFHVMRSGRPGPVLIDLPIDVQLAEIEFDEETYAPLDVYKPKATRKQAEKALAMLNEAERPLIVSGGGIINADASDKLVEFAELTGVPVIPTLMGWGTIPDDHDLMAGMCGLQTSHRYGNANMLASDFVFGIGNRWANRHTGSVDVYTKGRTFIHVDIEPTQIGRVFGPDLGIVSDAGAALDLFIEVAKEYKAAGKLKDRSAWAKECLDRKKTMLRKTHFDNVPLKPQRVYEEMNEAFGRDTRYVSTIGLSQIAGAQMLHVYKPRNWINCGQAGPLGWTLPAALGVRAADPDAEIVALSGDYDFQFLIEELAVGAQHKLPYIHVVVNNSYLGLIRQAQRGFNMDFEVSLAFDNINADENAGYGVDHVAVAEGLGCKAVRVSSPNEFKDAFVKAKALMQEHQVPVVMEFILERVTNIAMGTEIDAVNEFEEVLDLPLEEAAKA, from the coding sequence ATGGCCAAGATGCGTGCCGTCGATGCGGCGATCCGGATTCTCGCAATGGAAGGCGTCACCACCGCCTTCGGCGTGCCCGGTGCCGCGATCAATCCGCTCTATTCCGCGATGCGCGCCTATGGCCAGACGCGCCACATTCTGGCCCGCCATGTCGAGGCCGCCTCGCACATGGCGGAAGGCTACACCCGCGCCAAGGCCGGCAATATCGGCGTGTGCATCGGCACATCCGGCCCCGCCGGCACCGACATGATCACCGGCCTCTATTCGGCTTCCGCCGATTCGATCCCGATCCTGTGCATCACCGGCCAGGCGCCGCGCGCGCGCCTCTATAAGGAAGACTTCCAGGCGGTGGATATCGAATCCATCGCCAAGCCGGTCGCCAAATGGGCTGTTATGGTCCGCGAGCCGGCGCTGGTGCCGATGGTGTTCCAGCAGGCCTTCCACGTCATGCGCTCCGGCCGTCCCGGCCCGGTGCTGATCGACCTGCCGATCGACGTGCAGCTCGCCGAGATCGAGTTCGACGAAGAGACCTACGCCCCGCTCGATGTCTACAAGCCCAAGGCGACGCGCAAGCAGGCCGAGAAGGCGCTTGCCATGCTGAACGAGGCGGAGCGCCCGCTCATCGTCTCCGGCGGCGGCATCATCAATGCGGACGCTTCCGACAAGCTGGTCGAATTCGCCGAGCTGACCGGCGTGCCGGTCATCCCGACCCTGATGGGCTGGGGCACCATTCCCGACGATCACGATTTGATGGCCGGCATGTGCGGCCTGCAGACCTCGCACCGCTACGGCAATGCCAACATGCTGGCGTCGGACTTCGTGTTCGGCATCGGCAATCGCTGGGCGAACCGCCACACCGGCTCGGTCGATGTCTACACCAAGGGCCGCACGTTCATTCACGTCGATATCGAGCCGACCCAGATCGGCCGCGTCTTCGGGCCGGATCTCGGCATCGTCTCCGATGCCGGCGCGGCGCTCGACCTCTTCATCGAGGTGGCGAAGGAATACAAGGCCGCCGGCAAGCTGAAGGATCGCTCCGCCTGGGCCAAGGAATGCCTCGACCGCAAGAAGACCATGCTGCGCAAGACGCATTTCGACAACGTGCCGCTGAAGCCGCAGCGCGTCTATGAGGAGATGAACGAGGCGTTCGGCCGCGACACGCGCTACGTCTCCACCATCGGCCTCAGCCAGATCGCCGGCGCGCAGATGCTGCACGTCTACAAGCCGCGCAACTGGATCAATTGCGGCCAGGCCGGCCCGCTCGGCTGGACCCTGCCAGCGGCGCTCGGCGTGCGCGCGGCGGACCCGGATGCGGAAATCGTGGCGCTCTCGGGCGACTATGACTTCCAGTTCCTCATCGAGGAACTCGCCGTCGGCGCCCAGCACAAGCTGCCCTACATCCATGTGGTGGTGAACAACTCCTATCTCGGGCTGATCCGTCAGGCGCAGCGCGGCTTCAACATGGACTTCGAGGTCTCGCTCGCCTTCGACAACATCAATGCCGACGAGAATGCCGGCTATGGTGTCGACCATGTCGCGGTGGCGGAAGGCCTCGGCTGCAAGGCGGTGCGCGTCTCCTCGCCGAACGAGTTCAAGGACGCCTTCGTCAAGGCCAAGGCGCTGATGCAGGAGCATCAGGTTCCCGTGGTGATGGAGTTCATCCTCGAGCGCGTCACCAACATCGCCATGGGCACCGAGATCGACGCGGTGAACGAGTTCGAGGAAGTCCTCGACCTGCCGCTCGAAGAGGCCGCCAAGGCGTGA
- the frc gene encoding formyl-CoA transferase, which translates to MSKPLEGIKIIDFTHVQAGPACTQLLAWFGADVIKVERPGAGDVTRSQLRHVKDADALYFTMLNSNKRSLTLDTKTAQGKEVLTKLIKESDVMVENFGPGALDRMGFTWEHIQSLNPGMILASVKGFSEGHAYEDLKVYENVAQCAGGAASTTGFWDGPPTVSAAALGDSNTGMHLAIGILTALHQKVKTGKGQKVAVSMQDSVLNLCRVKLRDQQRLDALGYLEEYPQYPHGEFSDVVPRGGNAGGGGQPGWVLKCKGWETDPNAYIYFTIQGHAWAPICKALGKPEWIDDPAYNTAEARQDKIFDIFAFIESWLADKTKFEAIDILRKFDIPCAPVLSMKEIANDPSLRKSGTVVEVDHPKLGKYLTVGSPIKFSDVEVEVTASPLLGQHTNEVLAQLGYSQEEIAAMHDAKAV; encoded by the coding sequence ATGTCTAAGCCCCTCGAAGGTATTAAGATCATCGATTTCACGCACGTTCAGGCCGGTCCGGCCTGCACGCAGCTTCTTGCCTGGTTCGGCGCCGACGTGATCAAGGTCGAGCGCCCCGGCGCGGGCGATGTCACGCGCTCGCAGCTGCGTCATGTCAAGGACGCCGACGCGCTGTACTTCACCATGCTGAACTCCAACAAGCGTTCGCTGACGCTCGACACCAAGACGGCGCAGGGCAAGGAAGTCCTGACCAAGCTGATCAAGGAGTCGGACGTGATGGTCGAGAATTTCGGCCCCGGCGCGCTCGACCGCATGGGCTTCACCTGGGAGCACATCCAGTCGCTCAACCCGGGCATGATCCTCGCCTCGGTGAAGGGCTTCTCGGAAGGCCACGCCTATGAGGACCTGAAGGTCTACGAGAACGTGGCGCAGTGCGCGGGCGGCGCCGCCTCCACCACCGGCTTCTGGGATGGCCCCCCGACCGTGTCGGCCGCCGCTCTCGGCGATTCCAACACCGGCATGCACCTCGCCATCGGCATCCTGACCGCGCTGCACCAGAAGGTGAAGACCGGCAAGGGCCAGAAGGTCGCCGTGTCGATGCAGGATTCGGTGCTCAACCTCTGCCGCGTCAAGCTGCGCGACCAGCAGCGCCTCGACGCGCTGGGCTATCTCGAAGAGTACCCCCAGTACCCGCATGGCGAGTTCTCGGATGTCGTTCCGCGCGGCGGCAATGCCGGCGGCGGCGGTCAGCCGGGCTGGGTGCTGAAGTGCAAGGGCTGGGAGACCGACCCGAACGCTTACATCTACTTCACCATTCAGGGCCATGCCTGGGCGCCGATCTGCAAGGCGCTGGGCAAGCCGGAATGGATCGACGATCCGGCCTACAACACCGCCGAGGCCCGTCAGGACAAGATCTTCGACATCTTCGCCTTCATCGAGTCCTGGCTCGCCGACAAGACGAAGTTCGAGGCCATCGACATCCTGCGCAAGTTCGACATCCCCTGCGCCCCGGTGCTGTCGATGAAGGAAATCGCCAACGACCCGTCGCTGCGCAAGAGCGGCACCGTGGTCGAGGTCGATCACCCCAAGCTCGGCAAGTACCTGACCGTCGGCTCGCCGATCAAGTTCTCGGACGTGGAAGTCGAGGTCACCGCCTCGCCGCTGCTCGGCCAGCACACCAACGAAGTGCTCGCCCAGCTTGGCTATTCGCAGGAAGAAATCGCCGCGATGCACGACGCCAAGGCCGTCTGA
- a CDS encoding fumarylacetoacetate hydrolase family protein, protein MAHWVRYQRSGAAGFGTLEGDTITVHSGDMFNGATPTGERIALSEVELLAPTEPTKIIALWNNFHALAAKLNSPVPADPLYLLKAGSCLTSPGATVHRPASYDGKVVYEGELGIVIGKKATAVSEDEADGYIFGYTCVNDITAADIINKDATFAQWVRAKSFDGFGPFGPVVATDVDPASLVVRTVLNGDERQRYPISDMVFSARQLVSRISHDMTLNPGDVICCGTSVGVGVMKAPTNTVEIVIEGIGTLTNTFVQ, encoded by the coding sequence ATGGCACACTGGGTTCGTTACCAGCGCTCGGGCGCGGCCGGCTTCGGCACGCTCGAGGGCGACACCATCACTGTACACAGCGGCGACATGTTCAATGGCGCCACGCCGACCGGGGAGCGCATCGCGCTCTCCGAGGTCGAGCTCCTCGCCCCGACGGAGCCGACCAAGATCATCGCGCTGTGGAACAATTTCCATGCCCTGGCGGCGAAGCTGAATTCGCCGGTTCCGGCCGATCCGCTTTACCTGCTGAAAGCCGGTTCCTGCCTCACCAGCCCCGGCGCCACCGTGCACCGGCCGGCCTCCTATGACGGCAAGGTCGTCTATGAAGGCGAACTCGGCATCGTCATCGGCAAGAAGGCGACCGCCGTTTCCGAGGACGAGGCCGATGGCTACATCTTCGGCTATACCTGCGTGAACGACATCACCGCGGCCGACATCATCAACAAGGACGCCACCTTCGCCCAATGGGTGCGGGCCAAGAGCTTCGACGGCTTCGGTCCGTTCGGGCCGGTGGTGGCGACCGATGTCGATCCCGCCAGCCTCGTCGTGCGCACCGTGCTCAATGGCGACGAGCGCCAGCGCTACCCGATCAGCGACATGGTGTTCTCGGCCCGCCAGTTGGTGAGCCGCATTTCGCACGACATGACACTGAACCCCGGCGACGTCATCTGCTGCGGCACGTCGGTCGGCGTCGGTGTGATGAAGGCCCCGACCAACACGGTGGAAATCGTGATCGAGGGCATCGGGACGCTGACCAACACCTTCGTGCAGTAA
- a CDS encoding IclR family transcriptional regulator: MNQDVPTVRRRGRPSSATGTEGGGEVQSLDRAIALLEVLALSDGLTLSEVARAAELPTSTVHRLLTTLERRGLVGHDAATGLWMVGIGLFRVGSAYLRIRKLPEIARALLRELSHGVNETVNLSLIEGPHLVCVAQVESHAAVRAFFRIGGDLPIHASGGGKAILSAMNPEARRAWLGGDQLQRFTEHTHISRRALQADLAEIAERGFSIDDEEHTPGMRCVAAAVLDEWREPVGAISISAPTVRMPPERIADLGARVREAARRLTTQYSGR; encoded by the coding sequence ATGAATCAGGATGTTCCGACCGTGCGCCGCCGCGGCCGCCCTTCCTCCGCGACCGGTACCGAGGGCGGCGGCGAGGTGCAGTCGCTCGACCGCGCCATCGCGCTCCTGGAAGTGCTGGCGCTGTCCGATGGCCTGACCCTGAGCGAGGTGGCGCGCGCCGCCGAACTGCCGACCTCCACCGTGCACCGTTTGCTCACCACACTGGAGCGGCGCGGGCTTGTCGGCCATGACGCGGCGACCGGGCTGTGGATGGTCGGCATCGGCCTGTTCCGCGTCGGTTCGGCTTACTTACGCATCCGCAAGCTCCCCGAGATCGCGCGCGCGCTGCTACGCGAGCTTTCGCACGGGGTGAACGAGACGGTGAACCTGTCGCTGATCGAGGGGCCGCATCTCGTCTGCGTCGCGCAGGTGGAAAGCCACGCGGCGGTGCGCGCCTTCTTCCGCATCGGCGGCGATCTGCCAATTCATGCTTCCGGCGGCGGCAAGGCCATTCTCTCGGCGATGAACCCGGAGGCACGGCGCGCCTGGCTCGGCGGCGATCAGCTGCAGCGCTTCACCGAGCACACCCATATCAGCCGGCGGGCTTTGCAGGCCGACCTCGCCGAGATCGCCGAGCGCGGCTTTTCCATCGACGACGAGGAACACACGCCGGGCATGCGCTGCGTGGCGGCGGCGGTGCTGGACGAATGGCGCGAGCCGGTGGGGGCGATCTCGATCTCCGCCCCGACCGTGCGCATGCCGCCCGAGCGCATCGCCGATCTCGGCGCCCGCGTGCGCGAGGCGGCGCGGCGGCTGACGACGCAGTATTCGGGGCGGTAG
- a CDS encoding 2-dehydropantoate 2-reductase, translating to MKVCIYGAGAIGGYVGVQLKRAGVDVSLVARGAHLEAMKKNGLKLLIDGEERVEHIPCSDNPAELGPQDYVIVALKAHSVPGVVDAMQPLLGNDTAVVTAVNGVPYWYYYKHGDQLENKTLESVDPGGKQWNGLRPERAIGCIVYPATEVVEPGVIKHVYGDKFPLGEPSGEITDRATKLSEAFAAGGMRAPVLPNIRDELWLKLWGNLCFNPISALTHATLDVIASDPGTRAVAKAMMLEAQEIAVQSGVNFRVGVERRIDGAGAVGAHKTSMLQDLERSRAMEIDALVTVVQEMGRLAGIPTPTIDVVLSLVRQRAQIAGLYN from the coding sequence ATGAAGGTCTGCATCTATGGTGCCGGCGCGATCGGCGGTTATGTTGGCGTCCAGCTCAAGCGGGCGGGCGTCGATGTCAGCCTCGTTGCCCGTGGCGCCCATCTCGAGGCCATGAAGAAGAACGGCCTCAAGCTGCTCATCGACGGCGAAGAGCGTGTCGAGCACATTCCCTGCTCCGACAATCCGGCCGAACTCGGCCCGCAGGACTATGTCATCGTCGCGCTGAAGGCCCATTCGGTGCCGGGCGTCGTTGACGCCATGCAGCCGCTGCTGGGCAACGACACCGCCGTGGTCACCGCCGTCAACGGCGTGCCCTACTGGTACTACTACAAGCATGGCGATCAGCTCGAGAACAAGACGCTGGAAAGCGTCGATCCCGGCGGCAAGCAGTGGAACGGCCTGCGCCCCGAGCGCGCCATTGGCTGCATCGTCTATCCCGCGACCGAAGTGGTCGAGCCAGGCGTGATCAAGCACGTCTATGGCGACAAGTTCCCGCTGGGCGAACCCTCCGGCGAGATCACCGACCGCGCCACCAAGCTCTCGGAAGCCTTCGCCGCCGGCGGCATGCGCGCGCCCGTCCTGCCCAACATCCGCGACGAGCTGTGGCTGAAGCTGTGGGGCAATCTCTGCTTCAACCCGATCAGCGCCCTCACCCATGCGACGCTGGACGTGATCGCCTCCGATCCCGGCACCCGCGCGGTGGCCAAGGCGATGATGCTGGAAGCGCAGGAAATCGCCGTCCAGTCGGGCGTCAATTTCCGTGTCGGCGTGGAGCGCCGCATTGACGGCGCCGGCGCCGTCGGCGCGCACAAGACCTCCATGCTGCAGGATCTCGAACGCTCCCGCGCCATGGAAATCGACGCGCTCGTCACCGTGGTGCAGGAAATGGGCCGCCTTGCCGGCATTCCGACCCCGACCATCGACGTTGTGCTCTCGCTGGTCCGCCAGCGCGCGCAGATCGCCGGCCTGTACAACTGA
- the frc gene encoding formyl-CoA transferase, which translates to MGKALDGVRVLDFTHVQSGPTCTQLLAWFGADVIKVERPGEGDVTRAQLRDVPNADSLYFTMLNSNKRSITLDTKNPEGKKVLEELVKICDVMVENFAPGALDRMGFSWERIQELNPRIILASVKGFGPGPFEDCKVYENVAQCTGGSASTTGFRDGLPLVTAAQIGDSGTGLHLALGIVTALYQRTLTGRGQKVLCAMQDAVLNFCRVKMRDQQRLDRGPLREYSQFGEGFPFGDTVPRAGNDSGGGQPGRILKCKGWETDPNAYIYFITQAPVWGKICDVIGEPEWKTDPNYATPAARLPHLNEIFHRIESWTMAHTKFEAMEILNKVDIPCGPVLSMKEIAEDQSLYATGTLVEIDHPTRGKYLTVGNPIKLSDNDVEVERSPLLGEHTEEILAEVLGLGGDEIERIKASGAVGTPVALAAE; encoded by the coding sequence ATGGGCAAGGCATTGGACGGCGTTCGCGTCCTCGATTTCACCCATGTTCAGTCCGGCCCCACCTGCACGCAGCTTCTCGCGTGGTTCGGTGCCGATGTGATCAAGGTAGAGCGCCCCGGCGAGGGTGACGTTACCCGCGCCCAATTGCGCGATGTCCCCAATGCGGACAGCCTCTACTTCACGATGCTGAACTCCAACAAGCGCTCCATCACGCTCGACACCAAGAATCCCGAGGGCAAGAAGGTCCTTGAGGAGCTGGTGAAGATCTGCGACGTGATGGTGGAGAATTTCGCCCCCGGCGCGCTCGACCGCATGGGCTTCTCCTGGGAGCGCATCCAGGAGCTGAACCCCCGCATCATCCTCGCCTCGGTGAAGGGCTTCGGCCCCGGCCCGTTCGAGGACTGCAAGGTCTATGAGAACGTCGCCCAGTGCACCGGCGGTTCCGCCTCGACCACGGGTTTCCGCGACGGGCTGCCGCTCGTCACCGCCGCGCAGATCGGCGATTCCGGCACCGGCCTGCACCTCGCTCTCGGCATCGTCACCGCGCTCTACCAGCGCACCCTTACCGGCCGCGGCCAGAAGGTGCTCTGCGCCATGCAGGACGCGGTGCTGAATTTCTGCCGCGTGAAGATGCGCGACCAGCAGCGCCTCGATCGCGGCCCGCTGCGCGAATACAGCCAGTTCGGCGAGGGCTTCCCCTTCGGCGACACCGTGCCCCGCGCCGGCAATGATTCCGGTGGCGGCCAGCCCGGCCGCATCCTGAAGTGCAAGGGCTGGGAGACCGATCCCAACGCCTACATCTATTTCATCACCCAGGCGCCGGTCTGGGGGAAGATCTGCGATGTCATCGGCGAGCCGGAATGGAAGACCGATCCGAACTACGCCACGCCGGCCGCGCGCCTGCCGCACCTCAACGAGATTTTCCACCGCATCGAATCGTGGACCATGGCCCACACCAAGTTCGAGGCGATGGAAATCCTCAACAAGGTCGACATTCCCTGCGGCCCGGTGCTCTCGATGAAGGAGATCGCCGAGGACCAGTCGCTCTACGCGACCGGCACGCTGGTGGAGATCGACCACCCCACGCGCGGCAAGTACCTGACCGTCGGCAACCCGATCAAGCTGTCGGACAATGATGTCGAGGTCGAGCGCTCGCCGCTGCTGGGCGAGCACACCGAGGAAATCCTCGCCGAGGTTCTCGGCCTCGGCGGCGACGAGATCGAGCGCATCAAGGCGTCCGGCGCGGTCGGCACCCCCGTGGCGCTGGCGGCGGAGTGA
- the glxR gene encoding 2-hydroxy-3-oxopropionate reductase, whose protein sequence is MANVGFVGLGIMGAPMAGHLIDAGHTLYLYDIKPVPAELTGKGGVACATGTEVAKNADIIITMVPDTPHVAAALFGENGIAAGLTPGKIVVDMSSIAPVETKEFAKKINELGCDYLDAPVSGGEVGAKAASLTIMVGGPEKAFETVKPLFEKMGKNITLVGGNGDGQTTKVANQIIVALNILAVGEALLFASKAGADPAKVRQALMGGFANSRILEVHGERMINRTFNPGFRIELHQKDLNLALNGARQMQMSLPSTAVAQQLFSACAANGGSAWDHSALVKALEILANHTVAPDA, encoded by the coding sequence ATGGCGAATGTTGGATTTGTCGGTCTCGGCATCATGGGCGCGCCCATGGCCGGTCATCTCATCGACGCCGGCCACACGCTCTATCTCTACGACATCAAGCCGGTTCCGGCGGAGCTGACCGGCAAGGGCGGCGTCGCCTGCGCCACCGGCACGGAAGTGGCGAAGAACGCCGACATCATCATCACCATGGTGCCGGACACCCCGCATGTGGCCGCCGCCCTGTTCGGCGAGAACGGCATCGCCGCCGGCCTCACCCCCGGCAAGATCGTCGTCGACATGTCCTCGATCGCCCCGGTCGAGACCAAGGAGTTCGCCAAGAAGATCAACGAGCTCGGCTGCGACTATCTCGACGCCCCGGTCTCGGGCGGCGAAGTCGGCGCCAAGGCGGCCTCGCTCACCATCATGGTCGGCGGCCCGGAGAAGGCGTTCGAGACGGTGAAGCCGCTCTTCGAGAAGATGGGCAAGAACATCACCCTCGTCGGCGGCAATGGCGACGGCCAGACCACCAAGGTGGCGAACCAGATCATCGTCGCGCTGAACATCCTCGCCGTCGGCGAAGCGCTGCTGTTCGCTTCCAAGGCGGGTGCGGACCCGGCCAAGGTGCGCCAGGCGCTGATGGGCGGCTTCGCCAATTCGCGCATTCTGGAAGTCCATGGCGAGCGGATGATCAACCGCACCTTCAACCCGGGCTTCCGCATCGAACTGCACCAGAAGGACCTGAACCTGGCGCTGAACGGCGCCCGGCAGATGCAGATGTCGCTGCCCTCGACCGCCGTGGCGCAGCAGCTTTTCAGCGCCTGCGCCGCCAATGGCGGCTCGGCCTGGGATCACTCGGCCCTCGTCAAGGCGCTGGAAATCCTCGCAAATCACACGGTCGCGCCGGACGCCTGA
- the oxc gene encoding oxalyl-CoA decarboxylase yields the protein MSAVAQVIDVNAATETEQDLTDGFHLVIDALKLNDIDTIYGVPGIPITDLGRMAQAEGIRVISFRHEQNAGNAAAIAGFLTKKPGVCLTVSAPGFLNGLTALANATTNCFPMILISGSSEREIVDLQQGDYEEMDQLAIAKPLCKAAFRVLHAADIGIGVARAIRAAVSGRPGGVYLDLPAKLFSQVMDADAGAKSLVKVIDAAPAQLPSPAAVTRALDVLKSAKKPLVILGKGAAYAQADEAIRSFIETSGIPFLPMSMAKGLLPDTHPLSAGAARSTVLKDSDVVVLVGARLNWLLSHGKGKTWGDAPKKFIQIDIEPKEMDSNVEIAAPLVGDIGSVIEALNEGIKSGWTAPSQEWIGAINARKEVNIGKMSQRLLKNSTPMDFHSALGALKQVIKERPDAILVNEGANTLDLARGVIDMYQPRKRLDVGTWGVMGIGMGFAIAAAVETGKPVLAVEGDSAFGFSGMEVETICRYNLPVCVVIFNNNGIYRGTDTDPTGRDPGTTVFVADSRYDKMMEAFGGVGVHVTTPDELKRAVDEAMDSGKPTLINAVIDPAAGSESGNIGSLNPQSVVKKK from the coding sequence ATGTCCGCAGTCGCACAGGTAATTGACGTGAATGCCGCCACCGAGACCGAACAGGATCTCACCGACGGCTTCCACCTGGTCATTGATGCGCTCAAACTGAACGATATCGACACCATCTACGGCGTGCCCGGGATTCCGATCACGGACCTTGGCCGCATGGCGCAGGCCGAAGGCATCCGCGTCATCTCGTTCCGCCACGAGCAGAACGCCGGCAACGCCGCCGCCATCGCCGGCTTCCTGACCAAGAAGCCGGGCGTGTGCCTCACCGTCTCGGCGCCGGGCTTCCTCAACGGCCTCACCGCCCTGGCGAACGCCACCACCAACTGCTTCCCCATGATCCTCATCTCCGGCTCCTCCGAGCGCGAGATCGTCGACCTGCAGCAGGGCGACTATGAGGAAATGGACCAGCTCGCCATCGCCAAGCCGCTGTGCAAGGCCGCGTTCCGCGTGCTGCATGCGGCCGATATCGGCATCGGCGTCGCCCGCGCCATCCGCGCGGCGGTCTCCGGCCGTCCCGGCGGCGTGTATCTCGACCTGCCGGCCAAGCTGTTCTCGCAGGTGATGGACGCCGATGCCGGCGCCAAGTCGCTGGTCAAGGTGATCGACGCCGCCCCGGCGCAGCTCCCCTCCCCGGCCGCGGTCACCCGCGCGCTCGACGTGCTGAAGTCGGCGAAGAAGCCGCTCGTCATCCTCGGCAAGGGCGCGGCCTACGCGCAGGCCGACGAGGCGATCCGCTCCTTCATCGAAACCTCCGGCATCCCCTTCCTGCCGATGTCGATGGCCAAGGGCCTGCTGCCCGACACCCATCCGCTCTCGGCCGGCGCCGCCCGCTCGACGGTGCTGAAGGATTCCGACGTGGTCGTCCTCGTCGGCGCCCGCCTCAACTGGCTGCTCTCGCATGGCAAGGGCAAGACCTGGGGCGATGCCCCGAAGAAGTTCATCCAGATCGACATCGAGCCCAAGGAAATGGATTCGAACGTCGAGATCGCGGCGCCGCTGGTCGGCGACATCGGCTCGGTGATCGAGGCCCTGAACGAGGGCATCAAGTCCGGCTGGACCGCCCCCTCGCAGGAGTGGATCGGCGCGATCAACGCCCGCAAGGAAGTCAACATCGGCAAGATGTCTCAGCGCCTGCTGAAGAACTCGACCCCGATGGACTTCCACTCGGCTCTGGGTGCGCTCAAGCAGGTGATCAAGGAGCGTCCCGACGCGATCCTGGTCAATGAAGGCGCCAACACGCTCGACCTCGCCCGAGGCGTCATCGACATGTATCAGCCGCGCAAGCGCCTGGATGTCGGCACCTGGGGCGTGATGGGCATCGGCATGGGCTTCGCCATCGCCGCCGCGGTGGAAACCGGCAAGCCGGTTCTGGCGGTCGAGGGCGACTCGGCCTTCGGCTTCTCCGGCATGGAGGTGGAGACGATCTGCCGCTACAACCTGCCGGTCTGCGTCGTTATCTTCAACAATAACGGCATCTATCGCGGCACCGACACCGACCCGACCGGCCGCGATCCCGGCACCACCGTCTTCGTCGCCGACTCGCGCTACGACAAGATGATGGAAGCCTTCGGTGGCGTCGGCGTCCACGTCACCACCCCGGACGAGCTCAAGCGCGCCGTGGACGAGGCGATGGACAGCGGCAAGCCGACCCTCATCAACGCCGTGATCGACCCGGCCGCCGGCAGCGAAAGCGGCAATATCGGCAGCCTGAACCCGCAGAGCGTGGTGAAGAAGAAGTAA
- the otnI gene encoding 2-oxo-tetronate isomerase gives MPRFAANLTMLFNEVPFLDRFEKAAAAGFTGVEYLFPYDFAVEELVAKLKANNLKQVLHNLPAGNWGAGERGIAILPERVDEFRAGVDKAIEYATALGCPQVNILAGIVPAGADRELLHNTFVNNLKFAAPKIKEAGLKLLIEPINTRDIPGFFLNYTKQAKAIIEEVGSDNLFIQYDIYHMQIMEGDLARTIEANLAQIAHIQLADNPGRNEPGTGEINYPFLFRHLDAIGYEGWVGCEYKPKGDTAAGLGWLKELTGAA, from the coding sequence ATGCCCCGTTTTGCCGCCAATCTCACCATGCTGTTCAACGAGGTGCCCTTCCTCGATCGTTTCGAGAAGGCCGCCGCCGCCGGTTTCACCGGCGTTGAGTACCTGTTCCCCTATGACTTCGCGGTCGAGGAACTGGTCGCCAAGCTCAAGGCCAACAATCTCAAGCAGGTTCTGCACAATCTCCCCGCCGGCAATTGGGGCGCGGGTGAGCGCGGCATCGCCATCCTGCCCGAGCGCGTGGACGAGTTCCGCGCCGGCGTCGACAAGGCGATCGAATACGCCACGGCGCTCGGCTGCCCGCAGGTCAACATCCTCGCCGGCATCGTGCCCGCGGGCGCCGACCGCGAGCTGCTGCACAACACCTTCGTGAACAACCTCAAATTCGCCGCGCCGAAGATCAAGGAAGCCGGCCTCAAGCTGCTGATCGAGCCGATCAACACCCGCGACATTCCCGGCTTCTTCCTGAACTACACCAAGCAGGCGAAGGCGATCATCGAAGAGGTCGGTTCCGACAACCTCTTCATCCAGTACGACATCTACCACATGCAGATCATGGAGGGCGATCTCGCCCGCACCATCGAGGCGAACCTCGCCCAGATCGCGCATATCCAGCTTGCCGACAATCCCGGCCGCAACGAGCCCGGCACCGGCGAGATCAACTACCCCTTCCTGTTCCGCCATCTCGACGCCATCGGCTATGAGGGCTGGGTCGGCTGCGAATACAAGCCGAAGGGCGACACGGCGGCCGGCCTCGGCTGGCTGAAGGAACTCACCGGCGCGGCGTGA